In the genome of Monodelphis domestica isolate mMonDom1 chromosome 2, mMonDom1.pri, whole genome shotgun sequence, one region contains:
- the LGALS9 gene encoding galectin-9 isoform X1 → MSFNNSQNQYQNVCIPFCGPIPGGLQVGHEVTVNGAVLRSGTNRFSVNFQCGFDGNNIAFHFNPRFDGGSYVVCNTKHSGSWGPEERKMQMPFTKGMPFEIRFQLQNEAFSVIVNGNYFLRYEHRMAFQKVDTIAIEGMVMVSFIRFQNSRSAPIQPSCVVLPAAFLAQCSPRSKENKPKPPDPVWPPAGTIISQTFIPGVHSAMPSGPFLPPSLFSGPLYPLPFRTSISGGLYPNRIILVSGSILPTANRFEINLKCGNDIAFHLNPRFCENAVVRNTQINRSWGSEERGLPGCMPFARGQSFMVCIRCDVPCLKVTVNGCHQFDYKHRIRNLLSINQLEVSGDIQLTQVQV, encoded by the exons TGCATTCCCTTCTGTGGACCTATTCCTGGTGGACTCCAGGTTGGCCATGAGGTCACTGTCAATGGGGCAGTCCTTCGCTCTGGGACAAATAG GTTTTCCGTGAATTTTCAGTGTGGGTTCGATGGAAACAACATTGCCTTTCATTTCAATCCTCGATTTGACGGTGGCAGTTATGTTGTGTGCAACACGAAGCACAGTGGTTCCTGGGGGCCCGAGGAAAGGAAGATGCAGATGCCCTTCactaaggggatgccctttgaaATTCGCTTTCAGCTCCAGAATGAAGCCTTCAGT GTGATAGTGAATGGGAATTACTTTCTCCGGTACGAACACCGGATGGCTTTCCAGAAAGTGGACACCATCGCGATTGAGGGTATGGTGATGGTGTCCTTCATCAGATTCCAG aaCAGCCGATCGGCTCCCATTCAGCCTTCCTGTGTTGTCTTGCCGGCTGCATTCTTAGCACAATGTTCCCCTAGGTCGAAGGAAAACAAACCCAAA CCTCCTGACCCAGTTTGGCCTCCTGCTGGCACCATCATT agTCAAACGTTTATCCCTGGTGTCCACTCGGCTATGCCCAGT ggCCCCTTTCTCCCACCCTCGTTGTTCTCTGGTCCGTTGTAT CCCTTACCATTCCGTACATCAATTTCTGGGGGGCTCTACCCAAACCGGATAATCCTCGTGTCTGGCTCCATCCTGCCTACTGCTAACCG GTTTGAAATCAACCTGAAGTGTGGGAATGACATCGCCTTCCATCTGAACCCACGATTTTGTGAGAATGCTGTGGTCCGGAACACCCAGATTAACCGCTCGTGGGGATCTGAAGAGCGTGGTCTGCCTGGTTGTATGCCCTTCGCCAGAGGCCAGTCCTTCATG GTGTGCATCAGGTGTGATGTCCCCTGCCTCAAGGTGACTGTCAATGGGTGCCATCAGTTTGATTACAAGCATCGCATAAGGAACCTGCTCTCTATCAACCAGCTGGAGGTATCAGGAGACATCCAGCTAACCCAGGTGCAGGTCTAA
- the LGALS9 gene encoding galectin-9 isoform X2: MSFNNSQNQYQNVCIPFCGPIPGGLQVGHEVTVNGAVLRSGTNRFSVNFQCGFDGNNIAFHFNPRFDGGSYVVCNTKHSGSWGPEERKMQMPFTKGMPFEIRFQLQNEAFSVIVNGNYFLRYEHRMAFQKVDTIAIEGMVMVSFIRFQPPDPVWPPAGTIISQTFIPGVHSAMPSGPFLPPSLFSGPLYPLPFRTSISGGLYPNRIILVSGSILPTANRFEINLKCGNDIAFHLNPRFCENAVVRNTQINRSWGSEERGLPGCMPFARGQSFMVCIRCDVPCLKVTVNGCHQFDYKHRIRNLLSINQLEVSGDIQLTQVQV; this comes from the exons TGCATTCCCTTCTGTGGACCTATTCCTGGTGGACTCCAGGTTGGCCATGAGGTCACTGTCAATGGGGCAGTCCTTCGCTCTGGGACAAATAG GTTTTCCGTGAATTTTCAGTGTGGGTTCGATGGAAACAACATTGCCTTTCATTTCAATCCTCGATTTGACGGTGGCAGTTATGTTGTGTGCAACACGAAGCACAGTGGTTCCTGGGGGCCCGAGGAAAGGAAGATGCAGATGCCCTTCactaaggggatgccctttgaaATTCGCTTTCAGCTCCAGAATGAAGCCTTCAGT GTGATAGTGAATGGGAATTACTTTCTCCGGTACGAACACCGGATGGCTTTCCAGAAAGTGGACACCATCGCGATTGAGGGTATGGTGATGGTGTCCTTCATCAGATTCCAG CCTCCTGACCCAGTTTGGCCTCCTGCTGGCACCATCATT agTCAAACGTTTATCCCTGGTGTCCACTCGGCTATGCCCAGT ggCCCCTTTCTCCCACCCTCGTTGTTCTCTGGTCCGTTGTAT CCCTTACCATTCCGTACATCAATTTCTGGGGGGCTCTACCCAAACCGGATAATCCTCGTGTCTGGCTCCATCCTGCCTACTGCTAACCG GTTTGAAATCAACCTGAAGTGTGGGAATGACATCGCCTTCCATCTGAACCCACGATTTTGTGAGAATGCTGTGGTCCGGAACACCCAGATTAACCGCTCGTGGGGATCTGAAGAGCGTGGTCTGCCTGGTTGTATGCCCTTCGCCAGAGGCCAGTCCTTCATG GTGTGCATCAGGTGTGATGTCCCCTGCCTCAAGGTGACTGTCAATGGGTGCCATCAGTTTGATTACAAGCATCGCATAAGGAACCTGCTCTCTATCAACCAGCTGGAGGTATCAGGAGACATCCAGCTAACCCAGGTGCAGGTCTAA